The genomic window AGGTGTCAGGTTTCTTTGCACCTCCAATATCGGTCATTCGCTATTAGGCCGCGAATATGGCCGTTTACGCCACATATCCGAAGTTGCCGGGCTACTCAGTGTCGGGAAATTTAACAGGTGGGTCATAAAAGTAGAGGGCCACGTCAGAGCTTCGCCGGTAAAAAACTGACTGATATAGGTTATCCAGTGATGGGCATGGATCATGCATTGTTTGCAGCCTCACCATTTGTTAGAGAATAGGAGTCGATAAGGATGATGCGTTACTTAGCAGGGTTACTTTTTGGCCTAACGTCTACAATCGTCGCTGCTGGCCCGATCATAGACCTCACCACACCAGGAGCAGAGTTTGGCTCGTCGAGTTATACGTTGGGGTTTGAGTTCGCAGTAAGCAGCGCAATCTCTGTGACTTCTCTCGGAGTTTACGACTCAGGCGCTGATGGCCTGGAAGAGAGCGCTCAAGTAGGTTTGTGGTCGAACGCTGGAGACTTGTTAACGTCGACACTTGTTCCTGCGGGCACCGCTGGAGAGCTCGACGGATTGTTCCGGTTTGAGTCAATCAGCCCATATCTGTTGAGTGCGGGGCAAACGTACGTAGTTGGCGCGTATCTTGGTGGTGCCGGTATCGCGTCTTCGTGTGACACGGGCCAAGGGGGTGCGTGTGCGATCGATCCGCAGGTCAGCGTATTCAATGATCGTTATTCCCCTTTCGATTCCACCTTCGGCTTTCCGACGCAAACAGACAATACTGGCGGTGTGTGGCTTGGCGCTAATTTCCGCTTCGAAGAGGCATCGTCCGTGCCTGGCCCGGGCAGCCTCGCCCTTGTAGGCTTAGGACTTCTCGTCATGGGGCTGCGTCGCGAGGCTTAAACCAGACCAAACCTGACATGGCCCGCTATCGCGGGCCCCTTCTACTGCCAGGCTCTGGACGATCACCAACGACAGGCTCGCCCCAACCTAGGAGTCTGCGACGTCTGCTATGAGGGGGAAGCTGCCGCAGAACCGGTGCGCATCAAACTTGCACTGTTGGCCTATGGCGGTCCTAAAAACCATTTTGTTTACTCTCCATCGACCGGCCGCTATGATGTGTTTTGGGCCATTGCTAAGGACCGCTTCCGCCTAAAAAGTACCGTTTGCCGGCCCGCTCAAGCCGTGCCTGAACGTCGCTCGCGGTAGGGTGTCAGGCCGTTCGCGTGGAATCGTGCCGGGCGACGACGTCCCGCAGAAACACCTTCATCGCCTCGCCCATCTCGTGGAAGGCCGGGTCTTCAAGCGGCAGGTGCGTGCCGTTGGACAGCTCGACGAAGGTCTTGTCGGTCTCGCGTCGTTCGAAGATCGGCATGTTGAGCGCGGTCGGCGTCCTGTCTCATCCGCGCCGGGCTGGATCAGTGCAAGCGGGCAGTGAGGCTTCGGCGATTGCAGCCGGCGCTCTAATCGAACAGCCCGAAGTACTCCATAAAATCGTCAACTCGCACGTCGGCCAGGCCATCGGCTGACGTGCAGGCGATGGCAGCGACATGGCCCAGGGACTTGCGAAACGGCACACTCTGCTCGTCGTAGGCATCGGTGGTTTTACGTAATACGGCGTCGGGGTTTGTTTCCCAGATGTAGGTCTTCACATCATTCCAGTTTTCCACGACGCAAGCTTCGACATCCCCGATGCTCTGGGCGCCCAGCAACACTGGACGATTGCGCGCCCAGGGGTACTCAAAAGCACTCGCCTCTATCCGATCCTGCCGAGCCGAGCGGCGGGCCCCGTCTACAAACGCGAGTGCCGCTTTCGCATCGCGGGTATGGCGTTCAAAGGCCTGCCAGATCATGTCTTTGATCGGGTTCGGATCGCCATCGAGCATGGCATTCACAACATCCTGGGCACGCAGCACGAAGCCGTAGCGCGCCATGGCATCACGGGTAACCTGCTCAATGCGGCTGGCGCTGACCTCGGTGCCTCTCCGCAAACGTGCCACCACCTCAGAGCCCAACGCGATGTCTCCAGAGGGATGCGAAACCAAAAAACCAACACGCTCAATGGGGTCCTTACTGTCCTTTGGTGAGCAGGGACAGGCCGTCATGTAGCTGTAACGCGACCACTCGCCTAGTGCGACAGGATAAGCAGCGTCGCCCGGCGCAAGATCCGGCGCCGCGGCAACAGGCCCGTTCGGACTGCTTCGCCAGTCGGCGGGGAAACCAAAATAGGCTTCGTCGTTCACGCCAAACTGTAGCTCCAGAATTTTGGCGTAGGCGTTACCGGCAGAGCCACCCTGAAGTTGCATGCCAAAGGTGCTGCCCTTGAACGCATCGATCCATTGGTAGCGCTTGCGCAGCCAATAGCCAAACTCATTGCGCAAATCCGCGTTGATCTCGCCGGTGCGTGCGAAGTGGCTCCAGAACGCGGTCTCAGCCGCCTGCAGGGAACGATGCCAGCTCGCCACCACACCGCGGGCGTCAGCAAAAGCGGTCAGCGCCTGCACCGCCAGCTCCGCCTCGTTCTTGTCAGCGATGTCATAATCGCGTCCACCAAAGGTCCGGGTGTCATTCGGCGAGCGGTAACCCTCGCTGACATAAATCAGGGGAATAGGCGGTTCGGGCCACGCCTGCGCGTGTAGTGGGCCCAACAGCGCCAGCACGAGCACAGACACGAGGGAATTCTTCATCTCAACGGCCTGTGAGCTCTGCAATCGTCAGAACGTTGTCGGCCCCAAGCGGCTCGCCCTCGTATATACCCCGTCGCGAAAGCACGCCGTTGCCATTGGGATCCGTCACTATGTTGAGCAAACGCGCGGCGCCGAGCTGGGGAATGGTGTAAATCGCCGCTCTCTTGGGTTCAAAGGAACTCTCGAACAGAGGGCGCTCGATCAGAGGTGGGCTACTGGAATTTCTGGCAGGCGCCATCGGCGAGCTGACGCCGTCTACATAGTGAATGAGGTTGACAACGCTGATGACGTGTTCTCCTGCATCGTTGAGTGTGTCGTTGACCTCATCGATAAATGCCTGGCCTATCAGATACTGCCCGCGCGCCGGCGTGAATCGTATCGGCACAATCGCCGCATCAGCGGCGCGGGCATCGTGCACCACCACGGTCATTGGGTTACGCGTAAATGCTGACTCGTCGAGCCAGGCACGATAAAGCGTAAAATCCAGGCCACGCCCAAGCTTGTCCGCCGCATAAAACCCCCGACTGGCCAACGGATTCGGTGTTGCCGGCGTCGGCCGGGATCGCGCCTTCATTGCACTGGTCTGGGCGATCACGGTCTGCTGGCGTGCATCGCGGAGTTTTGCGTATACCGGCCTAGGCAGCCAGTCTTCCTGCTGGCGCACTGAGAAAAAACTGAGGCGTGAACCGGAGCCGGGCGGAGGTTTGAGCGAGAGCATCGACAGCTCGGGACACGCTGTCGTAGCGAGCTTCGCAAGCTCCGCCACCGCTGCAACAAAGCGCTCATTATCATTCGTCATCGGTGCCGGCCCCTGCAGGTTGAAGAACATTCGTGCAGAGCAGTCTGTGCCTCGCTCAGGCATGGGTTCTAGGCGATAACCGTCGACGGGCGGTAACTTTGCCGGGTCCGGGCGCGGCGGTGCCGCTGCGGTGATTGCGTCTGCGCCACTCAGTATGGGCATCGAGCGCACCTGCCAGCGCGGTGCCCGGGCGATGCCCTGATAAACCAGCTTATCTTGCGCATAGCCCTTGAGCACCAGTTGCTTCATGGCGCTACAGCTCGTCGATGCCCTCTGCCGTTGCACCACCACCGCCACCGCGTCGATGCTGAACGCCGAGGCTTCAACTCCCTCCAGGCGTAGGGTAACGCGGCGATCACAATCGCTGGCACCATCGGTTATCGAGATTTCTGCGTGAGCCGGAATGGCCAGCAGGCCTATACTGCTCAGCAAAACAATCATGGTTCGCACAAGCATCGTCGCTCTCCGGGTTGAAGTTCACCGACGTGTGAGGATAACAAAATCGCCCGCGGATTACGCCGGCTTAGGCGTGTGCTCCGCTGAATTCAAAGCGGCAGCTGGCTGCTGATGTTACGGCTCGCAAGTCGTAGTAGTTGTTGAATGTGCACCGCCGACCATCCAATCGGTGCGAGACCATCGTAGCGGAGCACCGGTCGAACGGGTGCAGGGAATAACGGTACCCGAGGAATCGTTGCTGTGATCTACCGCGCTAACAAGGGCCCTCTCGTCGCAACGATGTACATGCGAGACGCGAATGTGAGTTTGGCGGTACGGAACGCCACGATTGCGCGTGTTGGTAGCGCAATTGATACGCAGTTTGGCGAAGACTAGTCGAGGAGACCCTTAGCCCATGCAAGCAGTCCTAAAAACCACCTAATTTAGCCTTCGGCGACCGGCCGCTTTGAGGTGCGAATTCAATTGATCAGTGCAACACCCTGTTATTTTCACTAAAACTGGGAGTGTTGCGATATGCCTCGAAGGATCAATCGAAAGTACACCGATGAAGAGCGATCCAAAATCTGGGATCGATACAAAGTGGGTGATTCGGTTAAGTCGATTGCCCGGTCACATCATCGAACCTCATCGTCTATCCACGGATACCTTTCGCGTACTGGCGGAATTCGTCCACCGGTAAGAAAGCGACCTGATCAATCCCTGTCGCTGGGTGAACGGGAGGAAATCTCCAGAGGTATCGTTGCCGGCCTCCCCATTAGAACGATCGCCAAAGATCTAGGACGCGCCCCTTCAACAATTAGCCGAGAGATCAACAGGAATGGGGGCGCAGACGCGTATCGAGCCACTCTCGCCGACAAGAATGCGTGGGCTCGAGCGCTACGCCCCAAAGTCTGTAGACTGGTTTTGAACCGGCCGCTTTGTCAGCAAGTTGAGACCAAGCTTCGGATCAAGTGGTCACCTCAGCAGATAGCGGGATGGTTGAAGCGAGAGTATCCAGGAGACGAATGGAATCAGGTGTCGCACGAAACGATTTATCGCAGTCTCTTCATACAAGCCCGTGGAGCACTTAAAAAGGAGCTTCAGGAGTACCTTCGATCGAAGCGCCATATCCGTCGCGCACGAACCTCCACCCTCAAAGATGATGGCCTTGGCGGCATTGCAGGTGCTATCTCCATCAGCGAGAGGCCGGCCGCGGTGGAGGACCGCGCTGTCCCCGGACATTGGGAAGGCGATCTGATTGAGGGTTCAAACAAGACGTGTGTGGCTACGCTTGTTGAACGTCATACTCGCTATGTGATGTTGGCAAAGATCGATAAAAAGGATAGCGAGACCGTTGTTAATGCGCTGATTAAGCAATCAAGACAGCTACCGAGTGAGCTTTATCAGTCGTTGACGTGGGATCGCGGAACAGAAATGAGCAAGCATCACCGATTCACGCTGGAGACGGACATCAAGGTCTACTTCTGTGATCCCAAGAGTCCGTGGCAACGAGGATCAAACGAAAACACCAATCGTTTGCTGCGCGAATACCTGCCCAAATACACCGACCTATCGATTTACTCACAGTCTGAGTTGGACTGGGTAGCGAGGCAGCTAAACGAACGCCCAAGAAAAACGTTGGAGTATGAAACGCCGGCAGCTAGATTTAATGCGTGTGTTGCATCGACCGGTTGAATTCGCAGGTGTTAAGTGACCCCTGCGGATCACGGCTTTCGCCCAACAACGGACCTAAGCGACACATAACTGAACACCTGCTTATCGGAGCATATAGGTAGTCCAACCCATCACCTGTCCCACCTGTTACATTGTTCGCAGAACTAGGTGTGCAAAGGGCTTGTTAGCATGACCGAACCTGAATTTCTTGAGGTGATCAATCTCCACGCCGTAAGCGCAATGAACGCCTTTGCAATATATCTGTCGCTGACCTTCGCATTTCTGACGGCGATTTATCTCATTGGTGCGAGGCTTTCCAAAGCGCAGCTAATCATGGTGGGCAGTCTTTATCTCGCCTGGTCCTCATCTTTCGCCCCGGTCGCGATCGTGCATCTAATCGCTTTTGATTCTCTATTTGAGGAATACACAGCTTTTGCACGTACCAGCCTGTGGTACCTCCCTTGGACAGAGTTTGCCGTCGGAATAACACTATCCGGGATCGCGATCTGTGGTTATTTCGTGTTCGACATACGGCAAGGAACCATAGGGAAGGGTTCCAATGGTGAGTAGCTCCTCCCGAGAATCGGTGTCTGTCTAACGGCGGCCCTTAAATCGCGTGATCTTACCCTCTCCGGCCGGCAGCTTTAAAATGCGAGCCACTCCCCAAAAGCGATCGCAAACAAGCTCACGCAGTTATCGGCACCCCGGCTGCAGGTGACCTGGAATAAGAAACTCCTAAAAGTAAGGTCGTCCTCTTTCGCGAGTTGATTGAAGACCTCCAAGCAAACCCACCTTTACTTGCCGTTGCCTGCCCGGACTGCGATGATGATCGGCTACTCTTCTAGAGACCTCCAATGTCCGGAAACGCCAAATTTACGCTCAACGACACCGCCATCGTGTCGGTCACTGCTCACCACGCCCCAGAAGTCGTCACCTCGGCGTCCCTTGATGATCGCATCATGCATACCTACGAGCGCCTGGGCACCCAACCGGGTCTTCTGGAAAGTCTCGCCGGTATTTCCGAGCGACGCTGGTGGCCAGAAGGCCATACCTTTACCGAGGCGGCGGCGGAGGCGGGACGCAAGGCCATGGCCGCTGCGAATATCAAGCCCGAGCAGGTGGGCCTTCTCATCGACACCTCCGTGAGTCGAGACCGGCTCGAACCGTCGTCAGCGGTCACCGTTCACCACTTACTCGACCTGCCCTCATCCTGTCTTAACTTTGATATGGCCAACGCCTGCCTGGGCTTCATGAACGCCATGCAGGTAGCGGGGATGATGCTCGACAGCCGCCAGATCGACTTTGCGCTGATTGTCGATGGCGAGGGATCACGACAGCCCCAGGAAAAAACCCTGGAGCGCCTTGCCTCCGACGAGGCCACGGTGGCAGATCTCTTTGCGGATTTTGCGACGCTGACTCTGGGATCCGGCGCGGCGGGGATGGTGCTGGGGCGGCATTCCGAAAACGCCGGCAGCCACAAGATCATCGGTGGCATCAATCGCGCGAACACCTCACATCACAAGCTCTGCGTGGGCACCCTGGACCAGATGCGCACCGATACCGCCGCGCTCCTGGAGGCGGGACTCGACGTCTCAGAGCGGGCCTGGGCGAATGCCGAGGAATACGGCTGGCTCGATATGGATCGCTATGTCATCCATCAGATCTCGTCGGTGCACACCTCGATGCTCTGTGAGCGGCTTGGCATTGACGTCGACAAAGTACCTCTCACCTATCCCAAGCTGGGCAACACCGGCCCCGCCGCGGTCCCCCTGACCCTCGCCCAGGAGTCCGAATCCCTGAACCCCGGAGACCGGGTTCTGTGTCTGGGCATGGGTTCGGGCATCAACGCAATGGCGCTGGAAATCGCTTGGTAGACGCTGCACCAAACACCACCGCTGCGGCTGAATCAGCCATCGACCTCTCCGCTGACCTGCGTGCCGACCTGCTGGCCGACCTGAAAGCCGAGCTCCCGGCCGACTTACCGGGTCTCGATCCCTCCTGGTCGCGATGGGTAGAAGCGGGTGGACATGTCTTTCATGTGCTCGACAATCGCGTTGCCGACGCGACGCTGACCCTGGTCTGCGTGCACGGAAACCCCACCTGGTCCTGCACCTGGCGGAAGGTCATTTCCGAGGCCGGAGCAAATGTGCGTGTCATCGCCCTTGATCAACTGGACATGGGGTTTTCTCAACGTACGGGCACCACCCGTCGCCTGGGCCAGCGCATCGCCGATCTCAACGCCGTCATCAATGCCCTGAACATCACCACCCCCATCATCACCGTCGGTCAGGATTGGGGAGGCGCCATCTCCCTGGGATGGGCGACGCAAAACGTCCATCGCCTTGCGGGCGTGGTGGTGGCAAACACCGCGGTGCATCAGCCCGAGGGAGCCCGGGCGCCGCTGCTGATCCGCATGGTGCGACCGTTCATCAAGTGGGTGTGCGTGCGACTCCCCCTATTCGTATGGGGGACTACCGTACTGGCGCGGCCACCCCTGCGCGGCACCTTACGCGATGCCTATCTCGCCCCCTATCGCAGCGCAAAACGAAGAACGGCGGTAGGCGACTTCGTCGCCGATATTCCTCTCGAACCGGAACATCCCAGCTACGACGACCTCAGCGCTATCGCAGAAGGCCTGGCGCGGCTTGCAGATATCCCCGCGCTGATGCTGTGGGGACCCTCAGACCCGGTGTTTTCTGACCTGTACCTGCGGGATCTCGAGCAACGGCTCCCCCACGCCGACGTACATCGCTTTATCGGCGCCGGGCACCTGGTGGTAGAAGACGCCGATGTCGCCGGAACCATTCATCGCTGGATAAACGCGGAACCCGCGCCAAAGACAATGGCGGCGGAGAAACGCCCTCCTCTCTGGAGTGCCCTGGATAAACTCGATAGAGACACCAGGATCGCGGTTACGGAAGCCACGCCCGACGGGACGCAATCCATCACCTTTTCAGAACTGGCAATCACCGTTCGCCAGACGGCTGCCGGTATGGCCGCCCACGGCATCAACAAAGGTGACCGCGTGGCACTTCTCATACCCCCGGGCATCAACCTGAGTATCGCCCTGTACGCCTGCTGGCGTCGTGGCGCGGTCGTGGTGCTCGCCGATGCCGGCCTCGGGCCCGTAGGTCTCACGAGGGCGATGGCATCGGCATCACCACAGTATGTGATCGGGATTAACCGCGCTTTGGCGGCGGCCCGCTTGCTGGGATGGCCGGGGGAACGTATCTCCGCCACCATCCTGTCAACGATGGAAAAACGAATTCTGGGCGCCACAAGCAGCCTGCCCGAGTTGCAGACCCTGGGCCAAAGCGACCCGCTGCCGAATGCCCCCCTCGACGACGATCCCGC from Congregibacter litoralis KT71 includes these protein-coding regions:
- a CDS encoding DUF4082 domain-containing protein, giving the protein MMRYLAGLLFGLTSTIVAAGPIIDLTTPGAEFGSSSYTLGFEFAVSSAISVTSLGVYDSGADGLEESAQVGLWSNAGDLLTSTLVPAGTAGELDGLFRFESISPYLLSAGQTYVVGAYLGGAGIASSCDTGQGGACAIDPQVSVFNDRYSPFDSTFGFPTQTDNTGGVWLGANFRFEEASSVPGPGSLALVGLGLLVMGLRREA
- a CDS encoding IS30 family transposase; translation: MPRRINRKYTDEERSKIWDRYKVGDSVKSIARSHHRTSSSIHGYLSRTGGIRPPVRKRPDQSLSLGEREEISRGIVAGLPIRTIAKDLGRAPSTISREINRNGGADAYRATLADKNAWARALRPKVCRLVLNRPLCQQVETKLRIKWSPQQIAGWLKREYPGDEWNQVSHETIYRSLFIQARGALKKELQEYLRSKRHIRRARTSTLKDDGLGGIAGAISISERPAAVEDRAVPGHWEGDLIEGSNKTCVATLVERHTRYVMLAKIDKKDSETVVNALIKQSRQLPSELYQSLTWDRGTEMSKHHRFTLETDIKVYFCDPKSPWQRGSNENTNRLLREYLPKYTDLSIYSQSELDWVARQLNERPRKTLEYETPAARFNACVASTG
- a CDS encoding 3-oxoacyl-ACP synthase III translates to MSGNAKFTLNDTAIVSVTAHHAPEVVTSASLDDRIMHTYERLGTQPGLLESLAGISERRWWPEGHTFTEAAAEAGRKAMAAANIKPEQVGLLIDTSVSRDRLEPSSAVTVHHLLDLPSSCLNFDMANACLGFMNAMQVAGMMLDSRQIDFALIVDGEGSRQPQEKTLERLASDEATVADLFADFATLTLGSGAAGMVLGRHSENAGSHKIIGGINRANTSHHKLCVGTLDQMRTDTAALLEAGLDVSERAWANAEEYGWLDMDRYVIHQISSVHTSMLCERLGIDVDKVPLTYPKLGNTGPAAVPLTLAQESESLNPGDRVLCLGMGSGINAMALEIAW
- a CDS encoding alpha/beta fold hydrolase, which gives rise to MVDAAPNTTAAAESAIDLSADLRADLLADLKAELPADLPGLDPSWSRWVEAGGHVFHVLDNRVADATLTLVCVHGNPTWSCTWRKVISEAGANVRVIALDQLDMGFSQRTGTTRRLGQRIADLNAVINALNITTPIITVGQDWGGAISLGWATQNVHRLAGVVVANTAVHQPEGARAPLLIRMVRPFIKWVCVRLPLFVWGTTVLARPPLRGTLRDAYLAPYRSAKRRTAVGDFVADIPLEPEHPSYDDLSAIAEGLARLADIPALMLWGPSDPVFSDLYLRDLEQRLPHADVHRFIGAGHLVVEDADVAGTIHRWINAEPAPKTMAAEKRPPLWSALDKLDRDTRIAVTEATPDGTQSITFSELAITVRQTAAGMAAHGINKGDRVALLIPPGINLSIALYACWRRGAVVVLADAGLGPVGLTRAMASASPQYVIGINRALAAARLLGWPGERISATILSTMEKRILGATSSLPELQTLGQSDPLPNAPLDDDPAAVVFTSGSTGPAKGVAYGHHQLQAQRDALMSAYAITESDRLVAAFAPFALYGPAMGIPSMVPNLKVTSPGTLSAEALAEAVAAIDATLVFASPAALSNVAATADALSPAMSRAFQTVRVLLSAGAPVHPKVLRSAVALMPNAEAHTPYGMTEVLPVADITLREIERAGPGNGVCVGVPLQDVIVRISPLTGTGATSDALIEAPEVTGEIVIQAPHMRESYDKLWATQQAAATPPGWHRSGDVGHFDDQGRLWVEGRMADIITTSEGPLTTVGIEQAIEELPDITQAAVVGIGPSGTQQVVAVICPADPPRKPRLAAIDRADAVRSAAKVSISAVLEIPQMPVDRRHNSKIHRGELANWAARILAGGRMSSP